aatgaaagttgtcgatttatatagaaaggaagaatattgacgttagagtgattttgttatgacttatgatgtctatgatattgtgggttgttgtgttgatgtatttgagccgagctaagtctcgggggtgttatatatgtaggggaaatgctgccgaaatttcggtagacaaatatgtggttaagtgaattcttaagccttgaaatccctaattggtaactttgaccatttgcagattctgagcgaaacgggacttgagtttggggcgagcgtaagacgcttataaggtatgtaaggctaccctattccttcttttggcatgtcttaagtatcctaggttgatatcggagccccgggggcaattctgttccttgaaatccgaatttgaaatcgagcactattcattcaattgaattgaaccttaaagtccttcttttgcttgcaaagtaattaaatgtccgaaacttatgcaaatgtaatcaaatcgcttcggatcttccatgtatgattccatagaccctaaatgttcgtgattcatgtccgtcacctcgacttgacccgcggtggcccgctagcatcgagacttccttgttgactctattattctcatttttgtataatgtcagcaaaacacttttgtttatgaatttggctatcatagaatAGTGTTTTGACTGCCACAATATTCtatattatattttgaaccataaatactatgttggaaatttTTTGttaaacgaaccccgtattgactaactattcgaactagttgattaatgaattagcatatgatattatcaagtttcaaaagatgtttgacttataaattgcattgtttgctcacgactccgctcgtgcccttattatgacttcgttcaccggttcccgggccggttatgattcgtgcgcactatgataaattcggtcgtatgctgtgttacgattcccgagacctcgccatagggccgggttccgtttggtgttatgctgtgatatggctggtgatatgttatgatgatatgtgtgctcggggatgtacggagatttgaaccttctggtgttatgttgtgtgtggcaccagtgtcggagtggtgaccacgttcctgagctttgcatgattttgtttgcattatgtatatatgattttgatatagattctgatatactgttcagtattcccccttttgtatcttgtttactttcagttgtggctcatatttctgtactctatgctttacatactcagtacatctttcgtactgaccccctttcttcgggggctgcgtttcatgcccgcaggtacagacacaggtgatccaccactgtagactccactttctgctatttcggagtactcccttttgatccgaagtccacttttggtacatacatcttttgttatgtatatatttctgtatatctgactatttgggtacggcggggccctgtcccgtcatatgattctgtcggtctgtttagaggtctgtggacatgtttgtgggttgggtctttctgttcggatgtgtttggggcgatcccattcgccgccgcggccggtccgcatatgtttacatgttaccttgttggccggtgtggcctttgttggtattttctgtgcgcagggttattttggatagtctgtaaaacaaaggaaactctgctaaaatttttctggaaattatctaaatttggaatatagcctcgtcggcttctgctatatacttgaatgcatttgatagatgggtttgggtgcccagatcgggcactagtcacggcctacggggttgggtcgtgacagaggtgtcttctcatgagactaccgaagCGTAGGTAAGATTTttacttaaaatcaattttattcaatataagataaatatttatttaatttttataacctttatttggacttcgaacaacatctcgtccaagagactacctcatattctgcaccagacccatctcaggagcctactcaggcgcccgttgataTACAAgtttgattattcaacaaacgttaatgtattcaatataaataagaaatggtactaattattatatacttttcaggttcatccttcagCGCCTGtggtggcgactcccgacgagaaagaggtcgagtttccagacccaggtCAACAGGTCAACAGCATAAGGTTCTGCTCGTGCTAGCGGgaccagatcccaagaagaagcacattcTAGTCAAGGGCGCACGGGCCAGGGGAAGaagagatgatcatgacttgaaGCGCCcgattattaagaggaaaaagggcgatgggGACGATGGCGAgtgcggtggggatggtatgagccttaggcctaaggaTAGTCTCAGGCATACCACATGTGGGATCCATccacgatagtgtatatacactagtgttgtacagtttatcgtaaatattatatattttttgcatatctatttatatttataaatattatcttagtctttattattgtttatagtttcacatcctaaattgataataataaaaaaagtgacacattcgaaataaagttaagcattaatttaaaaataacacgaaaccctaaaagataaatagcGTAAAGCtcatgactacaagtcttcaaacaaaaaaagacttcgagcacttttcatcCACTAAAACGACAAATCCaaacttttgcgtatccttgaagtattgagcctaccttattattCGTACAAATATAAGTAgaattttatataaaatattgaagttctggAGTCTTAAAGCACGATttatatacggctaaactacgtaaacaAGTGTAAAAATGTAATAAGTGGCTATTTTGGGAAAATGGTTgactcctatagcgcagtaaaatactgcgctttAGGAGAGAGAGAAATTgatttagcgcagtattttactgcactaAAGCACTTAACGGGTCCGTCAAGGTTAAGTGCTTTAACGCAGTATTaaagcagtaaaatactgcgctaaaagtACTTATGTCACCTCCGTCaaggttaagtgctttagcgcaatattaaagcagtaaaatactgcgctaaaagtacttatgtcacctttttttgttggggtattttgattcaaaaggtttttttttgggtcattttggttccagaCTCCTAGATATAAACACACACCAACAATGGCACAGCTAATATGATTGACCAACGGGGCTTAACCGACAAGCTGTATTCGCCACACATTGAAATAGAAATCAGCAGCGTATATAACCCAAGAGCTTGGCTTATAGACACTTGAAACATTAAATTCTTAACCAAAGCAACGTGCTTCACATATTGAGGTCCAAAACATACAAAAATAGAATCTCATTGTACATTAACCTATTATATGGCAAATAGACACCTGAAAGCATTGAATTCTTCACCACATCAACGTGCATCGTCGTACTTTCAGATCAAGGAGAGGACACCAAGGACAAAACACAAGTAAGAAATCTAGTCTATGATAATTGGTGGAATCAATTTTGGACAGCAACACTTGCACAAGTCATTTACAGCACATAGCCATCATCAAAAGCATGCATCCAAGAGACAGCAACAGCACAGAGCAGCCAAACTGCAACAAACATACAACCCATTATTAGTCCTCACCTTCCAATATCGCATTACATAAACTTACTATTTGAAGCAAATCAAAATCAAATACAACTTCGATTCTGAACAATTCCAGATTTTTTAACTCCTAGCATTTAGGTCCCTAGTCTAAAAGCAAAGCATATAATACAGGCAACACAAACCATTTTATGTCACACTAACATGATTTCCATCTCATATGTGATACATAActtcaaaaagggtaaaatccaACTGCCAATTAGAAATATAACAAGTTCAAATACAAGGGTgctaaaagaaaaaaggaaacacTTCAACAAAAATCTATACCAATTTAACAAAACACCTATATAACTCCACCTACGCGTATAATACAGCCGCTCCAAAGGAACAGGGCTGTGATACCAACATAGAGCAATATAGGATATTTATCATGACGACTTTGGATCTGAATATAGTGGGGCGGATACAAATGATAAAGACCCCATCCAGTTTGAGTTCGGAGCCATAATTGATAtactgaacatcagaagccgatTGTCTTGAAATAGATACAAGTGAAGACAAAGTTGAACATCACGAAGCGATAATAATTCAAGAAATCATGTTTCGACAGAACACACCAAATAAATAGGGAAAAAACCACACATAGACCAAAGACTTGATCTGAAACAATCTCTTCAACCGTTCAAAGTCTCTGGGCAACTCTTatacccgtttggccataagattttttcactttatttgaaagtGAGCGTTTGGCGATAAAAATTCAAAATACAACTTGAAGCTATACTTGGAATTTAGAAAACACCTAAAACCATGTTTTTCACTTTCAgttacattcaaacaaccaaatatattttgcaaaaactataaccaaaagCAACTCCattttcaactccaacttcaaaattcaaaataaaatgaaaaatatttggttttcatggccaaacgcctacttagtctACAAAAATCCTAGGCCTTACAGATCTGGCCCAAGCAAGCCAAGAAGTTGACAAAATCATATCAAGACACACCTTATCAGCAAAAACTAGTCCATACAAGTCAATAACTGATAGGAAAGCATCAGAAAAAAGGGGTATTTACCATCCTTCCATGAAGCCAGTGCCAccagattgttgttgttgttgaggggGTGGAGCACCGTACTGAGGAGCATACTGGGGTGGGTACCCTTGAGGAGGATAACCCTGCTGGGGGTACCCTGCTGGTGGATATGCGTCCTTTGGGTAACCTTCTGGTGGATATCCTAATTACAAACATCAAACCATCAGATCTAAATCATCAAAACAACATATCAAAAGAAAGTTACAAAATTTCAGAAAAGATCAAAGAATTCTAGTTGTTTACCTTGTGGTGGTGGGACACCAACAGGGGGTTGTTGCTGATTGTAGTAACTCATACTAATTGAATTATTCCTTGGGGGTGGATCTAAGAGAGAGTTGTGTCAAAGTGGAGGTTTTACCTTCGGCAAAAAACAAAGATGATGAATGGTGTACAGTGAAGAGGGGATATTTGTGGGTGGGTGGGGTTTTATAGTCAAAGGGGAGACAACGAGGACTACAGTAGATTCTAAGAAACTTTACTCTAATGTCAAATTTATttgacacaatttttttttagtgtatttaaaaaaaatgtctatttttatattaaaaatactttaattttatgagatgagTTTTTGaatcataaatttcaaaaaaaaatcttttactATTAAATTTGTGAAATTAAATGATGTCAAATAAATTGGTTAAATTGAGACGTTAGGAAGaattttattattagtattatccTAGGTTTTATGTAATCTTTTCCACTTTTGTTATAGGTGTCACCGTTAACCCTCTGCCCCTGTAGTACGCGTCAAATATATCTTCACTCCTAGGTAATGGTCCGTCGGGACTCGGGATTATGGAAGGAAAACAAAATAATTACAAAAATGGAACCCAATGTTTGAGCTAGGTTCAAAGAAGTCCCTTAAGTATACACTAAATAGTTTTGGTCCTTTTAAGTTCGTATTGAAATTAACAGTTTTAGTTTTCGTCAAATTAGAATTCTATCTGTTAGATTTAATGGGAACTATCTGTCATCAAAAGATTTAACAGGAACTATGAAGAAAAgaaaattagcgagaactcatAGTTATAGATATAATTATTGTAGTTTCTACTATTttagatttatttttaaaatataatgcCACTTTTTAAGGTACAATTATGctactccctttgtttcaatttatgtgatactttaaGTTTTCTGAGATTCAAATTACGTGAACTTTGATCAACATTATAAGATGtgatatgagaaaaattacaacttatagtacttttcaagTAGTTctcaaatatataaattataattttagaatattgagttaatctaatccagtTTAGCTTAAAAGTTTAATCGAATTAACTGTCGAAAACTAAAaggtatcacataaattgagacgaagagagtattttatatcattttgGTGTCTAGCGCACTTTTTGCGTTGCAATTTTTAAAATTTGATAGAACTTTCTTGGTGTTTAAGATTAATTTTTATGATTAATTTTTTTCACATTATTTCCATCAAATTTAATGAACATAAATTTTTGAATATTCAAAGTAGACTAAAAATGTTAACTTTTGACAATCTGTATATTTTTAAAGGACTGTTTTAAAACAACCATCAACCATAAGGGGTCACTTTTGTCATTTTAAAAGAATGAAATTTGTCAAGAAGGAAAACACGGAAAAAGCACTAACATTCATTTTTTACTGCTTTTATTTTGGTTTTAACAACCCGATATTTATAGctccattttttttatatataactaATTTTAGTGTACAAACGACAGTTTTGAATTAATGAGAACAAACcttttaaaaataatatataaaatattcaaAAGGTGCATTCGCATTATAAACTTTTGAAAGTTTAGCCAAACACGCTATATAGATACTAATAATATGATTAACCAACGGGGCTTAACCCAAAAGTTGTATTCGACACATTGAATAGAAATCAGCAGCGTGTATAACCCAAGAGCTTGGCTCATAGACACTTGAAGCATTAAAATCTCAACCAAATCAAGGTTCATTCACACATAGAggtccaaaacaaaaaaaaatagaatctCTCACATAGTACATAACGTATAGTTTGGCAAATAGACACTTAAAAGCATTGAATTCTTCACCACATCAAGGTGCATCGTCAtacttgaaatgaaatgaaattattTATCTAAGGAGAGGACACCAAGGACAAAATACAGAAAGAAAGAAGTCTAGTCTATGATAATTGGTTGAATCAAATTTTGGCAGCAACACTTGCACAGGTGTCTAGTCTGTGATAATTGGTTGAATCAAATTTTGGCAGAAGAACACTTGCACAGGTCATTTACAGCACACAGCCATCATCAAAAGCATGCATCCAAGAGACAGCAACAGCACAGAGCTGCCAAACTGCAAAAAAAAATACAACCCATTATTCTCGTCCTCCTCACCTTCCAATATCGCACATAAACTTACTAATTGAAGAAAATGCAACTTTGATCCTGAACAATTCCAGActtttaaccttttttttttattccagATTTTAACTCCTAGTCTAAAAGCAAAGCATATAATACAGGCAACACAAACCATTTTTGGTCACACTAAACATGACTTCCATCTCATTTATGTGATGTAGATTGACCGGACACGGAGTGTAAGAGATAAAGGAagaattttaaattttgtgattCAAAACAAgttgaagatatttgtgtgattaaaGATCATCTTGTTAAGCATAAAAagtgaagtttaaagttaaattgttgccaaataaAAAATATGTTCTTTTTTAGACCGACTAAaaaggaatgtcatataaattgggacggagggagtacacaACTTCAATCTGACTGGCAATTAGAAATACATCAAGTTCAAATACAATGAAGAGTAAGAAAAAAGGGAACCACTTGAACAGAAAATGACTAAGATATCCTAACAAAACAGTTGAAATGTGAAAGACCACCACTAACCTTGCACGTACAAAAGAAATCTATACCCATTTAACAAAACACCTATATAACTCCACATACGTGTAAAATATAGCCACTCCAAAGTCCGAACAAAAGAATGATACATCATAGATCAATGTAAGATACTCATTCCGTCTATTTTTACTTATCCTGACTTAGCACATCCTTTAAGGAGCCACTCTGCCATAAGCTAAGTTATTCGGACTCTTCGAAAGTGTTGCCGCGCccatgtcggatcctccaaaaatacactatttTTGAAGGATCCAACACGCACCCGAGTAACGAGGCCAAAGTAGAATGGCAATTTTACCATATCAGCCCTAAATATTACTAAGTCATCTAATAATTGAAATCaatcaaaatattttaaaagttatgcaGCCACTAACAATTCCTAAAGTTTTCAACCCAATAACTTATAACAAGGataaaataggtatgaaatggtaaattatctcttgattttctaATCTAGATAAGTAAAAGTATatatctatttttatttttagtatagaGAAAAGGTAAAAATGGCCGgatggagtaatttttttttatgacaaggtAACAAGCAACTACCCTTCGGGTGCATACAGGGTAAATCCCGCTCCAACGTTAGCGAGATCACTATAAGATTTATGAGTGACAACCTTGGATCTGAATAGAATGGAATAGATACAAATAATAAGGAGCCCATCTACTCATAGTTGAACTATCGATTGATTGAACATCATAAACAGATCGTCcttgaaataaataaaagtgGCTGCAATAATAATTCAAGAAATCATGTTTTGACAGATAGGACACACCAAATAAATAAGTTACAGGTCAAACACTTGATCTGAAACAATCGTTCTAAGTCTATAAAAACCGACATCATACAGATCTCGCCCAAGAAGTTGACAAAATCACCTTATCAGACTAACTAGCCATGGTCAACGATCATACAGACCACATCCATAaaagtcaataactgtactgaaTCAGGACAAAGCATCACCATATGAATATACAAAATGGGGTTTTCCCCTATAAAGACTTTTTTCACCACTTCCTTTCTTAttgttttttatcttttttttttcagggTGCAAAAAAATTGAGTATTAAGGTGCATACCATCCTTGCATGAGTCCAGTGCtactggattgttgttgttgttgttgaggagGTGGAGCACCGTACTGAGGCGCATACTGGGGAGGGTACCCTTGTGGAGGATAACCTTGTTGAGGGTAACCCTGCTGTGGGTACCCTGCTGGTGGATATGCATCCTTTGGGTAACCTTCTGGCGGATATCCTAATTAATTACAAACATCAAACCCTATCAGATCTAATCATCAAAACAAACATATGAAAAGAAAATTCCAAAATTGTTTACCTTGCGGTGGAGGTACACCAACAGGGGGTTGTTGCTGATTGTAGTAACTCATAATTGAATTATTTCTTGGGGGTGAGATCTAGAGAGAGTTGTGTCAAAGTGCGAGTTTTTCTTTAGGCAGAAAACAAAGATGATGAAAGGGGTACAGTGAAGAAGGGCTATTTGTGGGTTTTATAGGGTAAAGTCAAAGTGGAGACAACGAGGACTAGGCCATCAGATTACAAGAAACCattatttaatattttattatactTACGTAATCTCTTCCACTTTTGTTATAGGTATTGCCGTGAACACTCTGCGCGTATAGTACGCGTCAAAGATATCTTCGTTCCTAAGTAATGATCCGTCGCCCGACCGGAGTTTGGAAGGAAAACGACAAATACAAAAATGGTACTCCATCTGTTCCAAAAAAAATTGTGTCACTTTTCTTATTAGTTTGGCTAAAAAAGATTGacatatttatatatttagaaataatttaactttatacaCATAAACATTTAAGACTTTTTTTGAATTACAtatttcaaaagttttcctttatttcttaaattttatgccAAGTCaaattaagataatttttttgggacggagagagtaacaTAATTTAAAGGTAGGTTCAAAAAAGTCTCGTATTGAATAGTTTAgtccttaggggtcgtttggtagaaggtataagctgggatatttcagcactaatttttgtatcatgtttggtacaaggtataaatttatcctgcgataaatttataccttgtaccaaacatggtacaaaaattagtgttgggatatcccagcttataccttcttatcccaatagatgagataaattagtctcgggattataatcctgggataatttcgactatctaccaaacgaccccttaaaggTAATAAAATATTACTCtgtccgtctcaatttatgtgacattattTGATTAGtatgaagtttaagaaaaaaaggaagatttttgaaatttgtgattcaaaataagtcttagatatttatgtggttgtaaattattttattaagggtGAAGGGGAAATTTTAAagtaaattatttctaaatataaaatagtgacattctttttgggacagacaaaaaaggaaagtgtgccacataaattgggacaaagggagtaactTTTGTAGTTTTCATCAAATATTTATTGAACTCTGTCTGTTAGAATTAATTGGAAttacaaagaaaaaaatgaaattaactgtagttttcttctattttttatttatttctatgGTCTAGTGAAGCTTTTTGAGGTAAAATTTATGATATTTTTTGCATCGTTTTGGTGTCTAGTGTTGTTTTTGTGTTGCAATTTCTAAGATTTTATGGACTTTCTTGGTTTTTAcgatttaaaaaaattccaatatTTTCACCAAATTCAACGAATAtaaattgttaaatatttgaagtagactaaaagtgttaacttttgacaaaattaaagacccaaAATTATTCAGTGCATTTTTAAAGGACTATTTTAAAACTATCATCAAACATAATGGGCTAGTTTTATCATTTTCTAGAAGGACAacactgtatacggtaaaaatcgggtcaATATTTGACCGGTTAACTTGGAGTCGAGGGTATGACCAAATGAGTACGAGCATGTTCGGTTTTCTCTTCATACCAAGGTATTGTGTCGGATGCAATTGACCCGAGACAGGGAAAGCGTGTCTGTTTTTTCGGGTACGCTGGTCCAAGGTCAtgtgtccgttggtccggttaGCCGGTCCAAGATCATCGTGTCGGTTGGTCCGGTTAGCCGGTCCAAAGATCATCGTGGCCGTTTGTCCGGATAGCCGGTTGCGGAGCTGCCACGCGTCAGAAATCGTTCTGCCATTTTGTACTGACAAACGtatgggtgtcagaccgtacggtcctaccttatcTTTTTAGGGTTTCTTTGTTCATAAGGGCTTTTGTATTGTATTCAAAGCCTATgaggcatacctataaataggggaTATTTTCTCACTTTTGGGGGGTTAGCTTTTCAGATCTAAAACATTGTAATAGAAGATATATTaaagctctctctctctatctctgaTTTTAATCCGAATTTTTAGTGTTCTTTATCTTTATTCATCCATTCAACAAAGTACATTGTctaatatatatatttagcttaaatcacctgttatatcccgtaatcttGCACATtcagaaaatttgaaataattgtgacttgtaaaagATGagaccatattttgattttatttaatatatagatgttgtttatgaaaaatgttgatgcggaaatatggaggaaggccgagggcaaaattgagaattttggaaactaacttcgggaattacaaaattagccacaagtaattgggctataaaaaaaaaagggaaatagaAGGCCCAATTTTAGGGGATGGCCGGCCatagaagaaaataaaatgggccaagcccatgtaaattTCATCCATGTGATAATTTAATAAAAAGGGGGCTAGTCTTCATTtt
The sequence above is a segment of the Lycium barbarum isolate Lr01 chromosome 6, ASM1917538v2, whole genome shotgun sequence genome. Coding sequences within it:
- the LOC132644219 gene encoding cysteine-rich and transmembrane domain-containing protein WIH2-like — its product is MSYYNQQQPPVGVPPPQGYPPEGYPKDAYPPAGYPQQGYPPQGYPPQYAPQYGAPPPQQQQQSGGTGFMEGCLAALCCCCLLDACF
- the LOC132644217 gene encoding cysteine-rich and transmembrane domain-containing protein WIH2-like, whose translation is MSYYNQQQPPVGVPPPQGYPPEGYPKDAYPPAGYPQQGYPQQGYPPQGYPPQYAPQYGAPPPQQQQQQSSSTGLMQGCLAALCCCCLLDACF